A stretch of DNA from Deltaproteobacteria bacterium:
CAAATACCCACACCAGTCATCGCGCCGATCGATGTTGTCACAACAAAAAAGACGAAGAGTATCTTTCTTGTCAAACGATCTAACTCATAATTACCTTTACTAACACCCCGCCATTCAAGCCAGGCGACTAATGGTACACCCCCGACGGCCATAGAATGGGAAATAATTGCGTGAATTACAGCAATAATTGCAATAAGAAGTCGGTTTCCAATCAGATCTAAGTGAAATATTGGGAATTCCATGATACCTCCTCACTCTAAAATGGCGTGAGGTATACAAGATTGCAACGCAGCAAAAAGTTGCGGGGAACTAATATCAACTGCACAGATTCTCAGTTATTTCTTAGGGGGAAACTTCCGAAGTTTTCTTTGTAGACTTTGACGATGCAGCCCTAAACGCTTAGCCGCCAGGGTGATATTACCATCACACTCGATAAGCACTGATTCAATATATTCCCGCTCTTTCCTAGCCAGCGACGGTACGGGACACTCAACTTCTGATGAATTCCGCACATTATGCTTTTCGACGCCCTTGGCAAGGGCTGCCAAAATATCGTCTATTGATGCAGGTTTTGTTAAATAGTCGACGGCCCCTAGCTTCATCGCCATGACAGCTGTTGCAATGGTGCCATAGCCGGTGAGAACCACGATTTTGCAGGAGTTATTTGCTAACATCAAGTTTTGTACGAAGCGAAGTCCATTCTCACTCCCAATTCTGAGGTCAATTAATGCGTAGTCAATTGAGACATGCCCCAGATCTTTTAGCTGACCAAGTGTGTCTATCGTTGTGACTTGAAACCCTCGTTCACTTAGCTCGCGGCAAAGTGTTTCGCGCAAATTGAGGTCATCCTCCGCAATCAATAACGACTTCTGTGGCCCTCTAATCATCAATTGAAGACCTCGAACTTGGACAACTTGGGATCGTCAGCAGAATCGACGCACCTCGGTCAGCGCCATCTCTGATCCTTAAGTCTCCACCTAAAGCCTGTGCCATAGATAACACTGTAAAGAGGCCCAGTCCCGACCCATCTGCCTTTGTCGTGATGAAAGGATTACCAAAAGATCGAATGACACTTGAAGGGATACCCGGACCATTGTCACTGATTTCTATCTCGACCATATGCTGATTGAGTCGTATCCTCACGCGTATTTCAATCTGATTCGATTGCGACGCTTCTATCGCATTATCAAGAATATCGATGACATTTCTTGAAAAAGCCAACTCAGGAATCTGACAACGTACATGCTCGGGAAACTTTGAATCGATGTTTATATCTAAACTAACATTATCTTTGCCTACACACCACTCTGAGCAAACTGCTTGCAGGTATTCACAAATATCAACACTACGCAAAAGTGATCGGTCATCAGAATGAGCGACCTCAAAAAAAGATCTTAGCACCTTTTCACACTGGTCTACTGCGTGTCTAAGAGATTCTAAATCTCCATTTGATGAAGATGGAAATTGGCTGCCATCTTTAATCAACCTATTTACTCTTAACTTTATAGTATTCAATGGCGTTGCAAACAAATGTGAAAAACTCGCCGTTGATGCCCCTAAAACGCGCAGATTTTCTATACGGCTTTGATTTTTTGCTAGCTTAGACAGCCGCTCTCTAAGGGCAGACAATTGCTGCGACAGTGATGACATGAGTAACCAGATGATCGTAACCAGGAATAATTGAGCTATCAATTTAACGTTAGTAGAAAGGACTCGGGATTCAGCGGCTTGAGAAAACGGATACCCGCGGAAAAGCACATAGGTCATACCTACATGCAGACAAATAAGGAATACGCCACTTTGCCATCCCCTTAAAAGCATCGCACCAATTGCGGTGTGTAAATAAAAAAGAGCAATCATGGGGTTATCTTTGGCTACAGATAATGACAGCAAGAGCGTGATCGCGAGCAGATCAACCATTAGCTGACACAAATTTTTATAAACGAATGAAAGGATATTTTTGCGTACGCAGACTGATGTTAATAAGTTAAATAAACAAAGTACAAATACAATTAATAAATACGACGTCACGTCTTCAGCCAGAACTAGTCCGAGCTTGACCCCAGGAATCAAACAAATCAATTGAGATGCTATTGCTAACCAACGGAGATTAATCAGCCAGGCTACAACTGTCTTTGCTTCACTTGTGTAATTCCTATAGTTTCTGATACTCATTGCACTAAGCATGGCTTTGCAACATGGTAGCTAGTTATCCTCTACGATTGCTTAAGTGTAACATTTAAAATGTTGTGCATACATTCCCAGACCATGGGTGTACATAGTGATCCGGTTGGTGCAACAATTTGTTGCATGCACGATGCAATATTAATCGTTTTTTTGAGGACGCTACGACAGAGAACGATCTTTAATTCCATGCAAAATTCAGTGTTTTGAGCAAATATGTTCAGCGACCCCAAACGAATCACTTGTCTGGGTGGGTGATTCCTGCAGAAGCGGCGCGAGAGAGTCAAGTGACTGGTTCAGGTGGTTCGCGTTTTTACCTTTTATTTTTCCAAAGCATAAACTGATTCGTTTCACAGGTTGGCAGCAAGCTCGCTCACATCGGAGGCACCTAAGTAAAGCCGGCTCATTCATACCTAAAGTCAAATTAAATGTTTCGCCACACTTGTTACATAGGTACTCGTAAATAGGCATTAGGTTATCGTTCTCATGCTTTTTACGTGAAGCGAATATCAGGTAGGAAGACAAAATCCTATCCATGATGTTGATGAAGGAGCTCCGTTAAGAAAAAACAAAATAGATCAAAAAAATTCTAATCAAAAGAGGTGGCCACAACTGATGCTAAGCACCGTAGTTAGGCGCACGGGATTTCCTCAACTTTGAGAAACTGTGGCGGCAGCTGCACTAGAGATTAGTGTGACAAGAGATGTGACGGCAATTCTTGCTACCCCTTCTGTTGTCAATACTGCGTTAATTGTCATCCAAATATGCCTCCAAAATCAGAGCCACACCTCGGTAATTCTCGGTGTTATCTGATCAACTACAATCATAAATTTTTTGAGAAATTTCGGCGCTAGACTTTAGCACCGTGTTTAGACAGATTATACTTACGATTAAATCGCTCCACACGACCCGCGGTATCAAGTAACTTTTCTTTACCGGTAAAAAATGGATGAGAAGCACTCGATATTTCAATATCGATGACTGGGTAATCAATGCCGTCATGCCATTTGAGTGTTTGGTTTGATGTCTTGGTCGACTTGGTCAGTGCAAGGTAATCACTTGCGGCATCACGAAAAATAACAAATCTGTATTCTGGGTGGATACTGTCCTTCAAAGTCTTACTCCTCGCGTCATTGAATTAATATTCCAATCTGGGACACGAGACGTGTCACGATAGAGCTCAGGTAGGTGAATCTCGCATTGTTTAATAAAGCTTGCGGCAGAAAATCTCACGACTCGAGTGCTGGTATTACCAATACCAGTAAGCCATCCCGCGATGATTTGATGGGTCTTAACTCCAAGATCCATTAAACACTGTTCGAAGAGCAGCGCCTCGGTAGGAGCCGCAGCAAATAAACCTGCGGAAATTGAGGCTTGGGTATCAATGGTTAGCTGGCACAGTTGCAGTACCGACGCGATCGTGGTCCCGACGTTAGCCGGCCGACCGGGAATACTCTCTACGAACACGTGACTGATGCCATGAAGATTCCTCAGGGAATCACGACTCGTAGCGGCTGACACGACCGCCGGACCTAGCATGGGAAAAAGATCCGCTATGTTATCGTTTGTCTTCCTCAACTCAGGCGCTAAATAGCGTGCTCTGAATGCCTGAGGCCCACCTAGGCCAGTCGCCACAATGACAGATATAGGTGCCTTCGGCAGTCTAGCCACTGCAAGGCGGGTTCGTGCTTCGGTAGCTGAACCTATATAGAGCAGGGTTTCCAGCTCACAATTTTGGTTCGACATACTGATAGGGCACCTTTACTTAAATGCAAGTCATTTGCATTTAACACCAGCCCCCATGAAATTGTCAAGCAGGACACCCGGGGCCTCCTCTCGGCATGGTGTTAGGTGAGTGTGAGACCATTGGGCGCCACGTTGCTAATTATCTGTGACACTCGTTCTGATCCGATTCACACAGGTTTCAATTAGCTTAGGTCTTCACTCGACCAGTGATCAGTCTCAAAGTTGCCCGCCACCATACCCCCCCTCGCTCCGCTCATGTCTCGGCGGTGCACGGGGCGGATCCTCACATAGAGTCCTACGCCAAAGCCCTCAACGCAAAGTTTGCGTTCCTACAAGACCGAGACCAAGCTGTAAGCACAAGTTGGATGGTGTCGGCGATCCCTCAGTTGGTGGTCCTAGACCGTCAAGGTAAGGCAGTATTCGCAACCGTCGGTGCAGGCGAATATTTGGATCAGGCCATCGCTGCCGCTGAAAAAGAACTGAAGAAGTGACGACCTACTGGCCCACCAGGCGAAGGTAGACTGAGCCCCCTCAGAAACTCCGTCCCATCTTAAACGCGGCAAGAGCAAATCCATGCCTCTTGCCAACCGCGGCGATCTCCTTAACCTGCTCCTTAGAAATGCGTCCGCAACTAAAGTTGCCTCTATTGCCTTCGAGCCCGAGCAGTAACGTTTCGCTCATGCAGGCATATAGGGTGCCGTTTTCTAGAGGAACCCCTGGAACGCGCAAGTCTGGACTGTTGGGAATAGCGACGAGACCGCCCTGTATGACCATCACATCTGGCCGGCATTCCTCCACGGACGGATCAGTATCACTCGGTGTGGCTATGTCTGCAATGATGACAGGACCGGCTTTAAGATACTCTGGCTTGATCAGAGGTTGAGGTGAATTACTCGCTGCAACTATGCAGTCGGCTTCTCGGAGGCCAGCCAGGTCGCCCGTTACGATGATAGGAGAGTCCTGGCCTAGCTCGCCTTGGACCGCGGCGAACAATTCTTGCCGCACTGAGGCACTGCTCTTAAGTAAATCGACTGAGTATTTTTTTACCGAAGCAGTGCTCGAAAGCTTTTGCGACATCACAGACACTT
This window harbors:
- a CDS encoding type B 50S ribosomal protein L31; this encodes MKDSIHPEYRFVIFRDAASDYLALTKSTKTSNQTLKWHDGIDYPVIDIEISSASHPFFTGKEKLLDTAGRVERFNRKYNLSKHGAKV
- a CDS encoding HAMP domain-containing histidine kinase encodes the protein MLSAMSIRNYRNYTSEAKTVVAWLINLRWLAIASQLICLIPGVKLGLVLAEDVTSYLLIVFVLCLFNLLTSVCVRKNILSFVYKNLCQLMVDLLAITLLLSLSVAKDNPMIALFYLHTAIGAMLLRGWQSGVFLICLHVGMTYVLFRGYPFSQAAESRVLSTNVKLIAQLFLVTIIWLLMSSLSQQLSALRERLSKLAKNQSRIENLRVLGASTASFSHLFATPLNTIKLRVNRLIKDGSQFPSSSNGDLESLRHAVDQCEKVLRSFFEVAHSDDRSLLRSVDICEYLQAVCSEWCVGKDNVSLDINIDSKFPEHVRCQIPELAFSRNVIDILDNAIEASQSNQIEIRVRIRLNQHMVEIEISDNGPGIPSSVIRSFGNPFITTKADGSGLGLFTVLSMAQALGGDLRIRDGADRGASILLTIPSCPSSRSSIDD
- a CDS encoding response regulator — translated: MIRGPQKSLLIAEDDLNLRETLCRELSERGFQVTTIDTLGQLKDLGHVSIDYALIDLRIGSENGLRFVQNLMLANNSCKIVVLTGYGTIATAVMAMKLGAVDYLTKPASIDDILAALAKGVEKHNVRNSSEVECPVPSLARKEREYIESVLIECDGNITLAAKRLGLHRQSLQRKLRKFPPKK